The Rosa rugosa chromosome 1, drRosRugo1.1, whole genome shotgun sequence genomic sequence TCAACCTGAATTCATAAATTAATTAACCAGATATTAGGTCATCAAAATACCTAATGCTAGTTACACCTCAACTAATGTTAAAATATATACACAGAGAAATGCATACTCCCCTGACCAACTGCTCTTCCTACAACAATGCAGCGTCAAGGAATTGCAAGGGGATTTGAACTTGAGGGCAGCAAGTTTAAAGATGCTGCCCACTTAGAGCGGCCAAAGTAATGAGAACCAGTGACTAGGCTGCAGAATTGAACTAAAACACCGGATATAGAGCTAAACTTCACAGGAAGAAACCATTCACTGCAactttaacccaaaaaaaacaaattcaagTCTCACTTGGTTTTAACGCACGATGTGTTGGTCGTGCTAAACCACTCACTGCTTCATTTATCCTACTGAAAACTAATTTAAGGGGGATACAAGCTATTACAGGACTCCTTCGCTTCTCTACCAGTAGTTTCCTCTCTTCGGATTGCCTGTGCCCAGTCAGTGAAGATAACTTCCTGGTCTTCTTTGGTAGCAGTCCagatttctttgttttgggAGATTTCTTTGGCGAACCCAAATGCTTGGTTGGGATTCTTCCAATTTCTGCATTTCGCTGAACTGCATAACTGAGTTTGCCACCTCTAAGATCACATTCCGTACTGCCAAACAGTCTGTCACTATAGCCATCATCCAAAGCCTTAACTGTGATTGGGTGACCAACAATGGCTTTACCATTCAATTTACTCATTAGAGAAACCAGTGGTACATGCTGTGGCTGGTACTTTGCTTTAACCTCAAGTTTGACATCATATAATGAAGTATCAGAGCAAGTATTGCGGGCAATAGAATCTGATGTCTGATATCTCGCAGGTACCATGAAGCGAGACTGCCGATAGGGAAGTGACCTCTGAGTCGGTCCATCAGACAAATCCGCAACCTGTTTGGACTTTCCTTGTACTGTGTAATTATATGCAGCAGAACCGCTAATACCATTGCAATTCCTTTTCAGGTCAGAAACGTGACATAACACATCAGAACGGTGTATGCCTGCCAAACCAGCATTGGATAAGTCATCGACGTTCATATATTTCCTCGAGTTGTGTTTTCTATCTCTACTTGTTTGTCTTGAGTTTCTCTTTCCTTTCAACTGCCACTTTGAACTACCTTTTTCTATACTTTGGCCAATATCATGCACGGGTGCAGAACTTGTAGGACCAGACTCATTCAGTCTCTCATTTCTCAAAGATGCAGCTTCAGCTTGACTACTTCGACTAGATTGCCTTGCCATTGCACCAATTTCAGGCCTTCCAGATGAACAAGGAGCAAGTACAGCAGAATTACCTAGTAGAAAAGATGGGAAATCAGCTTAAGGAGAAGCAGAACCCTTTTTTTTCAGACTCAGAAGCACAAAAGAATGACTCGGCTAATAAACTTGCTACATTTAATTAGCAAGACGGAGGCCAAAGGGAAAGGAGTGACAGAGTTGCAAGGATACCTCAATGGTTTGAGGCATATTCAAATATTACAAGACACAAACAACAAGACAACGATAACAATAACGATGTTACTGGAATTAATTAATAGTGCATAGATTCCACATGACTCGAGTGGTTAACTAAAGACGCATACTGATTGAAACTAAACTTTAAATGTGTAAATGTCCAAATTACCTGAAGAGCgtttttcttctccaacaagCCGCAAATCATAGAATCTTTTAGACGAACCATTCTCCAATAACTCAGATTTGCCGAGAATTTCATTCTCTTTCATCTGATTCATAGAGGAAGAAACTGTAGTTTGTTCAGGAGCATCTGTAGAAGCATCATTATCACATGAAACTCCGTTCTGGTCCATAGATAAACTCCTTTTTGACACATTTGGTTCTAATTCAGGAACCTTGCCATCAGATAATTGAAGAGATGAACCACTTGAATTTGGAACTTGGTCACCTGCAACTGGAATAGACACCATTTCAGTACTCTCCAAAACCTTTGTCAATGGTCGGCTacgattttttcttttcaggaaTTCATTAGCTGTTGCCACTTGAGATCTCTTTCTTCTCAAGGATGAGGAATTTTTGCTTCCATTTGCAAGACTTCCATTGGACATGCCATTCTGAGTGTTTGTATCTAAGACTGAAGCACCGTCATGCTGAACTATTTCAAGAAGCCCTTCAGTCTGGACCGACCTTTTTGATACTACACCCATTCCCAGGTCCTGAAGTCCTCTCATGCGCTTAACCCCTTCATTTCCATCATCCTCTGAATCATTTGGTgttcttctcctccttccctGCACACTTTGCAACTTAGAAGAACTGATATGATTTGGCTCCTCAAAAGATATACCAGATTGAGATAATTCCAGAGCCGAGTCTGAATTTTCTTCAGAAAGACTCACATCATCAGTCATATCTCCATTCTCCTCACCCGAGTGAGACGTGGCAGGTGATTCTCTGGCTGAGCAATCATGGTCACCACCTGAATTACTCATTTGAGAGCAGATATTTACATTATCCTTGCTTATACGCTCATTCTCAATCTCAAGAGCATGGATAATGGCGTCTTCCCTCCGTGCATATTTCACTGCCTTCTTGTTGGGGTTAGCTGCAGCAGCCTTTGCTTTTTCAATGCATTCGTCATACTCCCCGCAACGAAAAGCTTTCACCCTCTTGGATTTTTCAAGATTATACCAGTCCCTACATCAATGGCATGAAGATCAGACCACAATCATATGTATTGAAAGCTAAACACCTCATACCCTAGACCAGTAGTTATACAATTTGTATTTACCACAGAGGAAAatgaaaaacagtatccttgcATTGAAAATCATGGTCCTCAACCATGAACATGCTGAAATGCAAAAATGGAATCTCACGGAAACCAAGCATAATGAGACTCTAGCTTGAGGAAAAGTCAAGAAATTGCAACTTTATTTTAGCAGACTTCGAAGCTtcttcaggaaaaaaaaaatgttaaaaacTAATTTGCGTCAAAAATTACAACTAAAAAGTCATAGCAAAGATCTACTATTCTATTAATGCTAAACCATCCAAAGAGGACAAGGACTCCTCCCAAGAAAATTTTTGAACATGTGAAGCACCCAACTAATCCACATAGCAGCTTGAACAATGTGTTTCATGACTACCTAAAAATCTAGTGCTCTTCTCTCAAAAGCGAAACTTTATACATGTCTATGGCAGTACATAAAGGATAACCAATCCTGCACCACCCTATTTTAAATTTTGCACATAACAATCACTCCATGAAGCAATCATCTAAAACCAGCTCCCGTAGAAGCTAGAATCTTATGATACACCCTTCCCTGTCCTACTATAAGATCTGAAAGTTTAACCATACATTAAGATCCTATGCCCTACACTAAACTAGGGCTGGCTCAAGAGAACAAAATAAGGATGTTTACACTACAGACATGAAACCATGAGGTACCTACTCAATCAGTATTCTTGCAGTGAAAATTTTTGTTCCTTTCCTACCATGCATCAGACCCATAAAACTAGTAAGCACCTACTCAATAAGGACAATGCCAGTGCAAAACTTTTTATCTTCCAAGACTACATGACCTTCCATCCTTAAAACTATATAACCCCTTGTTTCTCTAAAAAGTAGTGCCTACAACTAATCATATTGTTTTGACACAAAACACTAAATTGTCATCTACCAATCTCATTGCAGAGATTATGCATCTTCAATCACTATGTATTGCTTCCAGCTATATAAAAGGTAGCAATGACAGCTAACAAATAATAAATTGAATCGACTCAGGATAATACTCTGAACATAGAGGTGCAAAAAACCATGATAATAGTTCTCGACACACCGAAAGAAACAACAATCCATCATCCCCACTTAATATAAAGTAATATTTTGTGTCATTTCCAGTACCACAAAACATGAGTAAAGCCAATTGTAACCTAGTTCAATTCAACTTAGGCGAAAAACCAAAGCAAGCTTAAACCCAAAAGCCCAAAACACTCACACGCTTGCGTCGTCCCGGCCGAGAAGCTTCACCGGAGTACCGGCTCTGGGCGAAACCACAAAATCCTCGGACAACTCGTCCAGCCCCACAATCCGGCCCGGCCACCACGACCCGTTTCGGCGCCGGACCCAAACCAAGGAACCCACCGACGCGTCAATGCCATTGTTGCCGGACTCGCCGGAGCTCCCCATCTCTACCGGAAACAGAGGcgaaaatcaaaacccaacaaaactCTGATCtgaaaaatccaaaattttcaatctcctCCTTCCATTCTCAGCCACACTCAAGCCTCAGCACCGCCCGGAGCTTCACTTTCACCCAAAAATGCATACACTCCacaacctaaaaaaaaaaattcagaaaaacccaacaaaaatcaGATTGATTTTTACTCTGCATGTATCAGAAaacccaaaagaagaaaaatttaccaaaaaactgaagagaaaggagagagcgGTGACCTCGGAATAAGGGTTTATGGGGAAGAGGCACCACACAGAAGGATCTAAGAACAccgttttgaatttttttttttttttttaaattttctttttttcaaatttt encodes the following:
- the LOC133725365 gene encoding uncharacterized protein At1g51745-like isoform X2 yields the protein MGSSGESGNNGIDASVGSLVWVRRRNGSWWPGRIVGLDELSEDFVVSPRAGTPVKLLGRDDASVDWYNLEKSKRVKAFRCGEYDECIEKAKAAAANPNKKAVKYARREDAIIHALEIENERISKDNVNICSQMSNSGGDHDCSARESPATSHSGEENGDMTDDGRRRRTPNDSEDDGNEGVKRMRGLQDLGMGVVSKRSVQTEGLLEIVQHDGASVLDTNTQNGMSNGSLANGSKNSSSLRRKRSQVATANEFLKRKNRSRPLTKVLESTEMVSIPVAGDQVPNSSGSSLQLSDGKVPELEPNVSKRSLSMDQNGVSCDNDASTDAPEQTTVSSSMNQMKENEILGKSELLENGSSKRFYDLRLVGEEKRSSGNSAVLAPCSSGRPEIGAMARQSSRSSQAEAASLRNERLNESGPTSSAPVHDIGQSIEKGSSKWQLKGKRNSRQTSRDRKHNSRKYMNVDDLSNAGLAGIHRSDVLCHVSDLKRNCNGISGSAAYNYTVQGKSKQVADLSDGPTQRSLPYRQSRFMVPARYQTSDSIARNTCSDTSLYDVKLEVKAKYQPQHVPLVSLMSKLNGKAIVGHPITVKALDDGYSDRLFGSTECDLRGGKLSYAVQRNAEIGRIPTKHLGSPKKSPKTKKSGLLPKKTRKLSSLTGHRQSEERKLLVEKRRSPVIACIPLKLVFSRINEAVSGLARPTHRALKPSET
- the LOC133725365 gene encoding uncharacterized protein At1g51745-like isoform X1, which produces MGSSGESGNNGIDASVGSLVWVRRRNGSWWPGRIVGLDELSEDFVVSPRAGTPVKLLGRDDASVDWYNLEKSKRVKAFRCGEYDECIEKAKAAAANPNKKAVKYARREDAIIHALEIENERISKDNVNICSQMSNSGGDHDCSARESPATSHSGEENGDMTDDVSLSEENSDSALELSQSGISFEEPNHISSSKLQSVQGRRRRTPNDSEDDGNEGVKRMRGLQDLGMGVVSKRSVQTEGLLEIVQHDGASVLDTNTQNGMSNGSLANGSKNSSSLRRKRSQVATANEFLKRKNRSRPLTKVLESTEMVSIPVAGDQVPNSSGSSLQLSDGKVPELEPNVSKRSLSMDQNGVSCDNDASTDAPEQTTVSSSMNQMKENEILGKSELLENGSSKRFYDLRLVGEEKRSSGNSAVLAPCSSGRPEIGAMARQSSRSSQAEAASLRNERLNESGPTSSAPVHDIGQSIEKGSSKWQLKGKRNSRQTSRDRKHNSRKYMNVDDLSNAGLAGIHRSDVLCHVSDLKRNCNGISGSAAYNYTVQGKSKQVADLSDGPTQRSLPYRQSRFMVPARYQTSDSIARNTCSDTSLYDVKLEVKAKYQPQHVPLVSLMSKLNGKAIVGHPITVKALDDGYSDRLFGSTECDLRGGKLSYAVQRNAEIGRIPTKHLGSPKKSPKTKKSGLLPKKTRKLSSLTGHRQSEERKLLVEKRRSPVIACIPLKLVFSRINEAVSGLARPTHRALKPSET